In one Pseudomonas hydrolytica genomic region, the following are encoded:
- a CDS encoding NAD(P)/FAD-dependent oxidoreductase, producing the protein MLQTEVLIIGAGAAGLMCAATAAARGRRVLVLDHANKAGKKILMSGGGRCNFTNMYCEPGNFLSQNPHFCKSALARFTQWDFIGLVAKHGVPYHEKKLGQLFCDNKSSDILELLLAECSDAGAEIRLNTAVHAIARTEGGFLLQTDLGEVTCQSLVIACGGLSIPTLGATGFGYQVARQFGHEVLPTRAGLVPFTLTDPQLKTLCTELSGTSVEDCLVSCNGQSFKENILFTHRGLSGPAILQISSYWQPGDTLHIDLLPHIDLPEWLATQQRERGNSELKTLLAELFTKKMAALLVDSWFANKPLKQYTPGELKAIAERLSDWQLVPAGTEGYRTAEVTLGGVDTREVSSKTLESLKVPGLYFIGEVLDVTGHLGGFNFQWAWASGYAAAQYV; encoded by the coding sequence GTGTTGCAAACCGAGGTACTGATCATCGGCGCCGGCGCCGCCGGCCTGATGTGCGCCGCTACCGCCGCCGCCCGCGGCCGGCGCGTGCTGGTGCTGGACCACGCCAACAAGGCCGGCAAGAAGATCCTCATGTCCGGCGGCGGGCGCTGCAATTTCACCAATATGTATTGCGAGCCGGGCAACTTTCTCTCGCAGAACCCGCACTTCTGCAAATCCGCCCTGGCGCGCTTCACCCAGTGGGATTTCATCGGCCTGGTGGCCAAGCACGGCGTGCCCTACCACGAGAAGAAACTCGGCCAGCTGTTCTGCGACAACAAGTCCAGCGACATACTCGAACTGCTGCTGGCCGAGTGCAGCGATGCCGGCGCGGAGATTCGCCTGAACACCGCGGTGCACGCCATCGCCAGAACCGAAGGGGGTTTCCTGCTGCAGACCGATCTCGGCGAGGTCACCTGCCAGTCGCTGGTGATCGCCTGCGGCGGGCTGTCCATTCCCACCTTGGGCGCCACCGGCTTCGGTTATCAGGTGGCCAGGCAGTTCGGCCACGAGGTGCTGCCGACCCGTGCCGGGCTGGTGCCTTTCACCCTTACCGATCCGCAGCTCAAGACGCTGTGCACGGAGCTGTCCGGGACCTCGGTGGAAGACTGCCTGGTGAGCTGCAATGGCCAGAGCTTCAAGGAGAACATCCTGTTCACCCACCGCGGCCTGTCCGGCCCGGCGATCCTGCAGATCTCCTCCTACTGGCAGCCGGGCGACACCCTGCACATCGACCTGCTGCCGCATATCGACCTGCCCGAGTGGCTGGCGACGCAGCAGCGCGAGCGCGGCAACAGCGAGCTGAAAACCCTGCTGGCCGAGCTCTTCACCAAGAAGATGGCGGCCCTGCTGGTGGACAGCTGGTTCGCCAACAAGCCGCTGAAGCAGTACACCCCGGGCGAACTCAAGGCGATTGCCGAGCGCTTGTCCGACTGGCAACTGGTACCGGCCGGCACCGAGGGCTACCGCACCGCCGAAGTGACCCTGGGCGGAGTGGACACCCGCGAGGTGTCGTCCAAGACCCTGGAATCGCTCAAGGTGCCGGGGCTGTACTTCATCGGCGAGGTGCTGGACGTCACCGGCCACCTCGGCGGCTTCAACTTCCAGTGGGCCTGGGCCTCGGGCTACGCCGCCGCGCAGTACGTCTGA
- a CDS encoding SLC13 family permease produces MTLDQGLIFAILVASMGLFIWGRWRHDVVALGALLACVIAGLVKEEEAFTGFGHPAVITVACVLVLSHGLQSTGAVNRLAQRLLPSGAGVLLSLAALTGLGALLSAFMNNVGALALLMPIALQIAARLELPPGRVLMPLAFGTILGGMTTLIGTPPNLIVSSFRAQHGNGPFAMFDFSPVGVAVALAGVLFITLLGWRLVPRREVGNAASFDTGRYLTEARVKEGGKAQGKTLREIEQLLDEADAQVVAMVRNKLRLSAPNPRRVLQADDVLVIEADPQELGEVLGQLDLLLEAEREAKEAEQQRKDNGGETEKKEANSEERGLLELLVKPDSPLIGRSASSTRLRSRYSISLLAISRQSHRSIKRLRSTLIQSGDVLLMQGSAEDVSEFASDYGCVPLAARAINIPDPRQANLALGVMLLAIATAAFGLLSAAVAFSAGVLAYMLLRLIPLRAVYEAVDWPVIVLLGALIPVAGAMSETGAADLLARVLMEHLAQGNAIVTLTLLLVVTMTLSDFMNNAATAAVMCPIALSAASQLGVSPDSLLMAVAIGASCSFLTPIGHQNNTLILSPGGFRFGDYWRLGLPMEILVVLVSVPLLLWVWPL; encoded by the coding sequence ATGACCCTCGACCAAGGCCTGATCTTCGCCATTCTCGTCGCCAGCATGGGGCTGTTCATCTGGGGCCGCTGGCGTCACGACGTGGTCGCCCTGGGCGCCCTGCTGGCCTGCGTGATCGCCGGTCTGGTGAAGGAGGAGGAGGCCTTCACCGGCTTCGGTCACCCGGCGGTGATCACCGTGGCCTGCGTGCTGGTGCTCAGTCACGGCCTGCAGAGCACCGGCGCGGTCAACCGCCTGGCCCAGCGCCTGCTGCCCAGCGGCGCCGGCGTGCTGCTGTCGCTCGCGGCGCTGACCGGTCTCGGCGCCCTGCTCTCGGCCTTCATGAACAACGTCGGGGCGCTCGCCCTGCTGATGCCCATCGCCCTGCAGATTGCCGCGCGCCTGGAATTGCCACCCGGCCGGGTGCTGATGCCGCTGGCCTTCGGCACCATCCTCGGCGGCATGACCACGCTGATCGGCACGCCGCCCAACCTGATCGTCTCCAGCTTCCGCGCGCAGCATGGCAATGGCCCGTTCGCCATGTTCGATTTCAGCCCGGTGGGCGTGGCGGTGGCGCTGGCCGGCGTGCTGTTCATCACCCTGCTCGGCTGGCGCCTGGTACCCAGACGCGAAGTGGGCAACGCCGCCAGCTTCGATACCGGCCGCTACCTCACCGAGGCGCGCGTCAAGGAAGGCGGCAAGGCCCAGGGCAAGACCCTGCGCGAGATCGAGCAGTTGCTCGACGAGGCCGACGCCCAGGTGGTGGCCATGGTACGCAACAAGCTGCGCCTGAGCGCGCCCAACCCGCGCCGCGTGCTGCAGGCCGACGACGTACTGGTGATCGAGGCCGATCCGCAGGAACTGGGTGAGGTGCTGGGCCAGCTCGACCTGCTGCTGGAGGCCGAACGCGAGGCCAAGGAAGCCGAGCAGCAGCGCAAGGACAACGGCGGCGAAACCGAGAAGAAGGAAGCCAACAGCGAGGAGCGCGGCCTGCTGGAGCTGCTGGTCAAACCCGACTCGCCGCTGATCGGCCGCTCCGCCAGCAGCACGCGCTTGCGCAGCCGTTACTCCATCAGCCTGCTGGCCATCTCCAGACAGAGCCACCGCTCGATCAAACGCCTGCGTTCGACCCTGATCCAGAGCGGCGATGTGCTGCTGATGCAGGGCAGCGCCGAGGACGTCAGCGAGTTCGCCAGCGACTACGGCTGCGTGCCGCTGGCCGCCCGCGCCATCAACATTCCCGATCCACGCCAGGCCAATCTGGCCCTGGGCGTGATGCTGCTGGCCATCGCCACGGCTGCCTTCGGCCTGCTCTCGGCCGCGGTAGCCTTCTCCGCCGGGGTGCTGGCCTACATGCTGCTGCGCCTGATCCCGCTGCGCGCGGTGTACGAAGCGGTCGACTGGCCGGTGATCGTGCTGCTCGGCGCGCTGATCCCGGTGGCCGGCGCCATGTCGGAAACTGGCGCCGCCGATCTGCTGGCGCGCGTGCTGATGGAGCATCTGGCCCAGGGCAATGCCATCGTCACCCTGACCCTGCTGCTGGTGGTGACCATGACCCTGTCGGATTTCATGAACAACGCCGCCACCGCCGCGGTGATGTGCCCCATTGCCCTCAGCGCCGCCAGCCAGCTCGGCGTCAGCCCCGACTCGCTGCTGATGGCGGTGGCCATCGGCGCCTCGTGCTCCTTCCTCACCCCCATCGGCCACCAGAACAACACCCTGATCCTCAGCCCCGGCGGCTTCCGTTTCGGCGACTACTGGCGCCTCGGCCTGCCGATGGAGATTCTCGTGGTGCTGGTCAGCGTGCCGCTGCTGCTCTGGGTCTGGCCGCTGTAG
- the ald gene encoding alanine dehydrogenase: MRIGVPKEIKNHEYRVGLTPQSVAELAALGHEVWVETLAGAAIGFADQDYREAGAQIAASAGEVFQQAQLIVKVKEPLAVERAKLRPHHTLFTYLHLAPDRAQTEELMAGGATCIAYETVTDAQGRLPLLAPMSEVAGRMSIQAGASCLEKARGGRGVLLGGVPGVAPGKVVILGGGVVGSHALAMAVGLGADVTVLDKSVDALRRLDSLYGSRITTLYSTRAAVREQVLAADLVIGGVLIPGAAAPKLITAEMVRQMKAGAVLVDVAIDQGGCAETSRATTHAEPTYVVDEVVHYCVANMPGAVARTSTLALNNATLPFVIALAQKGTRRALEEDAHLLAGLNVAKGVITCGSVAEAHGLPFQSAAGVLEHL; encoded by the coding sequence ATGCGCATCGGCGTACCCAAGGAAATCAAGAATCACGAATACCGCGTCGGCCTCACCCCGCAGTCAGTGGCCGAACTTGCCGCGCTGGGTCATGAGGTCTGGGTGGAGACCCTGGCCGGCGCTGCCATCGGTTTTGCCGACCAGGATTACCGCGAGGCGGGTGCGCAGATCGCCGCGAGCGCGGGCGAGGTGTTCCAGCAGGCGCAGTTGATCGTCAAGGTCAAGGAGCCGCTGGCGGTGGAGCGCGCCAAGCTGCGCCCGCATCACACCCTGTTCACCTACCTGCACCTGGCTCCGGATCGAGCGCAGACTGAAGAGCTGATGGCCGGCGGTGCCACCTGTATCGCCTACGAGACGGTGACCGACGCCCAGGGGCGCCTGCCGTTGCTGGCCCCCATGTCCGAGGTGGCCGGGCGCATGTCGATCCAGGCCGGTGCCAGCTGCCTGGAAAAGGCCCGTGGCGGCCGCGGGGTATTGCTGGGCGGCGTGCCCGGTGTGGCGCCAGGCAAGGTGGTGATCCTTGGCGGCGGCGTGGTTGGCAGCCATGCCCTGGCGATGGCCGTGGGCCTGGGGGCGGATGTCACGGTGCTGGACAAGAGCGTCGATGCCCTGCGCCGGCTCGATTCGCTGTACGGCAGCCGCATCACCACCCTCTATTCGACCCGCGCCGCGGTGCGTGAGCAGGTGCTGGCGGCCGATCTGGTGATCGGCGGGGTGCTGATCCCCGGCGCCGCCGCGCCCAAGCTGATCACGGCGGAAATGGTGCGGCAGATGAAGGCCGGCGCGGTGCTGGTGGACGTGGCCATTGACCAGGGCGGTTGCGCCGAAACCTCGCGTGCCACCACCCACGCCGAGCCGACCTACGTGGTCGACGAGGTGGTGCACTACTGTGTGGCCAACATGCCCGGCGCGGTGGCGCGCACCTCGACCCTGGCGCTGAACAACGCCACCCTGCCGTTCGTCATAGCGCTGGCGCAGAAGGGCACGCGCCGGGCCCTGGAGGAGGATGCGCACCTGCTGGCGGGGCTCAACGTGGCCAAGGGCGTGATCACCTGCGGCAGCGTGGCCGAGGCTCACGGTTTGCCGTTCCAGTCGGCGGCCGGGGTGCTGGAGCATCTGTAG
- a CDS encoding protocatechuate 3,4-dioxygenase, whose product MSSRRHLLLAAGGALLASPSLVLAERLLTPRQTLGPFYPDQLPLDSDNDLVQVEGRAEEARGIRVQLHGSILDAGGRPLAGALVEIWQVDANGIYLHSRGGDRQRLDPGFQGYGRFVTAADGRYGFRTIRPVSYPGRTPHIHLAVTLPGMPRFATQCYIRGEPGNQRDGLLNAIRDPRLRELLIVPFVPVSGQVNQQIARFDVVLGVTPAS is encoded by the coding sequence ATGTCCAGCCGTCGCCATCTTCTGCTCGCCGCCGGCGGCGCCCTGCTGGCCAGCCCTTCGCTGGTGCTGGCCGAGCGCCTGCTGACGCCGCGGCAGACGCTGGGCCCCTTCTACCCCGACCAACTGCCGCTCGATAGCGACAACGATCTGGTGCAGGTCGAAGGCCGGGCCGAGGAGGCGCGCGGCATTCGCGTGCAGTTGCACGGCTCGATCCTCGATGCCGGCGGTCGGCCGCTGGCCGGGGCGCTGGTGGAAATCTGGCAGGTCGATGCCAACGGCATCTATCTGCACAGCCGTGGCGGCGATCGCCAGCGGCTCGACCCCGGTTTTCAGGGCTATGGCCGCTTCGTCACGGCGGCGGACGGTCGTTATGGCTTTCGCACCATTCGCCCGGTGTCCTATCCCGGACGTACCCCGCATATCCACCTGGCGGTGACCCTGCCCGGCATGCCGCGCTTCGCCACCCAGTGCTATATCCGCGGCGAGCCGGGCAACCAGCGCGACGGTCTGCTCAACGCCATCCGCGATCCACGCCTGCGCGAACTGCTGATCGTGCCTTTCGTGCCGGTGAGCGGGCAGGTCAACCAGCAGATTGCCCGCTTCGATGTGGTCCTCGGCGTCACCCCGGCCTCATGA
- the yccS gene encoding YccS family putative transporter: MPRPHLSQTLRRLWALDKFSASLRVFIALAGALALCWWQGWVHGLIPLFLGIIASALTETDDSWQGRLGTVLVTLVCFSAAAYAVEFLFPYPWLFVVALACSAFCLTMLGALGERFATLGSGTLILAVYSMIGLEQRGGVAGLWLEPLLLVAGAAWYGLLSVIWHALFAHQPVQLALARLFRELGKYLKLKAALFEPLRQLDVEQRRLELAQQNGRVVSALNAAKEIILHRVGGARPAPKVNRYLKLYFLAQDIHERASSSHYPYNELAEAFFHSDVLFRCQRLLRLHGEACQRLATAIELRQPFEYRELCSQALEDLHASLDHLHLQSNPAWRRLLRSLGALAGNLATLDQLLGNASNPDALAEEQDSSLLDREPHSLREVIERIGQQLTPTSLLFRHALRLSIALAAGYGLLHLIHPTQGYWILLTTLFVCQPNYGATRLKLVQRILGTLLGLGIGWALFDLFPDPRIQALFAVVAGVAFFATRATRYTLATAAITLLVLFCFNQIGDGYGLFLPRLIDTLLGGLIAGLAVFLILPDWQGRRLGRMLANTLSCNSAYLRQIIAQYAHGKRDDLGYRLARRNAHNADAALSTTLGNMLMEPGHFRKDADLGFRFLVLSHTLLSYLSALGAHRGEQLPQAVQAQLLEQAEHLAASLDEIAAGLRGERPLAIHSDEEQELAQALEQIADDADERQRLVQTQLALICRQLAPLRTLGAHLHKDG, from the coding sequence ATGCCTCGCCCTCACCTCAGCCAAACGCTGCGCCGCCTCTGGGCGCTGGACAAGTTCAGCGCCAGCCTGCGGGTATTCATCGCCCTGGCCGGAGCCTTGGCGCTGTGCTGGTGGCAGGGTTGGGTGCACGGGCTGATTCCGCTGTTTCTCGGCATCATCGCCAGCGCCCTGACCGAGACCGACGACAGCTGGCAGGGCCGCCTGGGCACCGTGCTGGTGACCCTGGTGTGCTTCAGTGCGGCGGCCTATGCGGTGGAGTTCCTCTTTCCCTACCCCTGGCTGTTCGTCGTTGCCCTGGCCTGTTCCGCCTTCTGCCTGACCATGCTCGGCGCGCTCGGCGAGCGCTTCGCCACCCTCGGCTCGGGCACGCTGATCCTCGCCGTGTACAGCATGATCGGCCTGGAACAGCGCGGCGGCGTTGCCGGTCTGTGGCTGGAGCCGCTGCTGCTGGTAGCCGGCGCCGCCTGGTACGGCCTGCTGTCGGTGATCTGGCACGCGCTGTTCGCCCACCAGCCGGTGCAGCTCGCCCTGGCCCGGCTGTTTCGCGAACTGGGCAAGTACCTCAAGCTCAAGGCGGCGCTGTTCGAGCCACTGCGCCAGCTGGACGTGGAGCAGCGCCGCCTGGAGCTGGCGCAGCAGAACGGACGGGTGGTGTCGGCCCTCAACGCGGCCAAGGAAATCATCCTGCACCGGGTCGGGGGCGCCCGCCCGGCGCCCAAGGTCAATCGCTACCTGAAGCTGTACTTCCTCGCCCAGGACATCCACGAGCGCGCCAGCTCCTCGCACTACCCCTACAACGAACTGGCCGAAGCCTTCTTCCACAGCGACGTGCTGTTTCGTTGCCAGCGCCTGCTGCGCCTGCATGGCGAGGCCTGTCAGCGGCTGGCCACCGCCATCGAGCTGCGCCAGCCGTTCGAATACCGCGAGCTGTGCAGTCAGGCCCTGGAAGATCTGCACGCCTCCCTCGACCACCTGCATCTGCAGAGCAACCCGGCCTGGCGCCGCCTGCTGCGCTCGCTGGGCGCGCTGGCCGGCAACCTGGCCACGCTCGACCAGCTGCTCGGCAACGCCAGCAACCCCGACGCCCTGGCCGAGGAACAGGACAGCAGCCTGCTGGATCGCGAACCGCATTCGCTGCGCGAGGTCATCGAGCGCATCGGCCAGCAGCTGACGCCCACCTCGCTGCTGTTTCGCCATGCGCTGCGCCTGTCCATCGCCCTGGCTGCGGGTTATGGCCTGCTGCACCTGATCCACCCGACCCAGGGCTACTGGATCCTGCTGACCACCCTGTTCGTCTGCCAGCCGAACTACGGCGCCACGCGCCTGAAGCTGGTGCAGCGCATTCTCGGCACCCTGCTCGGCCTGGGAATCGGCTGGGCGCTGTTCGACCTGTTCCCCGATCCGCGCATCCAGGCGCTGTTCGCCGTGGTCGCCGGGGTGGCCTTCTTCGCCACCCGCGCCACCCGCTACACCCTGGCCACCGCGGCGATCACCCTGCTGGTGCTGTTCTGCTTCAACCAGATCGGCGATGGCTACGGCCTGTTCCTGCCACGCCTGATCGATACCCTGCTCGGCGGCCTGATCGCCGGCCTGGCGGTGTTCCTGATCCTGCCGGACTGGCAGGGCCGGCGCCTGGGGCGCATGTTGGCGAACACCCTGAGCTGCAACAGCGCCTACCTGCGCCAGATCATCGCCCAGTACGCCCACGGCAAACGCGACGACCTCGGTTATCGCCTGGCCCGGCGCAATGCCCACAATGCCGACGCGGCGCTATCCACCACGCTCGGCAACATGCTGATGGAACCGGGGCACTTCCGTAAGGACGCCGATCTGGGCTTTCGCTTTCTGGTGCTGTCGCACACCCTGCTCAGCTACCTCTCCGCACTCGGCGCGCACCGTGGCGAACAGCTGCCGCAGGCCGTCCAGGCGCAGTTGCTGGAACAGGCCGAGCACCTCGCCGCCAGCCTCGACGAGATCGCCGCGGGCCTGCGCGGCGAACGCCCGCTGGCGATTCACAGCGACGAAGAGCAGGAACTGGCCCAGGCCCTGGAGCAGATCGCCGACGACGCCGATGAACGCCAGCGCCTGGTGCAGACCCAACTGGCGCTGATCTGCCGGCAACTGGCGCCGCTGCGCACCCTCGGCGCCCATCTGCACAAGGACGGCTGA
- a CDS encoding slipin family protein, producing MGFELSFLSLAIIVLALLASAFRILREYERGVVFQLGRFWRVKGPGLILVIPGLQQMVRVDLRTLVLDVPTQDVISRDNVSVKVNAVVYYRVLDPQRAIIQVEDYHSATSQLAQTTLRAVLGKHELDDMLAERERLNVDIQQVLDAQTDAWGIKVANVEIKHVDLDESMVRAIARQAEAERERRAKVIHAEGELQAAEKLMQAAEILGRQSGAMQLRYMQTLGSIASDKSSTIVFPLPVELLQGIAEKK from the coding sequence ATGGGTTTCGAATTGAGTTTTCTGTCACTGGCAATCATCGTCCTGGCCCTGCTCGCCTCGGCGTTTCGCATCCTGCGCGAATACGAGCGCGGCGTGGTGTTCCAGCTCGGCCGCTTCTGGCGGGTCAAGGGGCCGGGGCTGATCCTGGTCATCCCCGGTCTGCAGCAGATGGTGCGGGTGGACCTGCGTACCCTGGTGCTGGACGTGCCGACCCAGGACGTGATTTCTCGCGACAACGTCTCGGTCAAGGTCAATGCGGTGGTCTATTACCGCGTGCTCGACCCGCAGCGGGCGATCATCCAGGTCGAGGATTACCACTCGGCCACCAGTCAGCTGGCACAGACCACCCTGCGCGCCGTGCTCGGCAAACACGAGCTGGACGACATGCTCGCCGAGCGCGAGCGGCTCAACGTGGACATCCAGCAGGTGCTCGACGCGCAGACCGATGCCTGGGGCATCAAGGTGGCGAACGTCGAGATCAAGCACGTCGACCTGGATGAGTCGATGGTGCGCGCCATCGCCAGGCAGGCCGAGGCCGAGCGCGAGCGGCGGGCCAAGGTGATTCACGCCGAAGGCGAACTGCAGGCCGCAGAGAAGCTCATGCAGGCCGCCGAGATCCTCGGCCGGCAGAGCGGCGCCATGCAGCTGCGCTACATGCAGACCCTGGGCAGCATCGCCAGTGACAAGAGCTCGACCATCGTCTTCCCGCTGCCGGTGGAGCTGTTGCAGGGAATAGCCGAGAAGAAGTAG
- a CDS encoding NfeD family protein, which translates to MPGWLRLCLCALILCASGGVSAAPGAVVQLQVDGVIGPASADYLVRGLAKAVDEGAQLVVIEIDTPGGLDTAMRAIIKAILASPIPVASYVAPGGARAASAGTYILYASHVAAMTPGTNLGAATPVAIGMPGAPSQPEGDDKAEKDKATQGDKGTGDAMTAKQVNDAAAYIRGLANMRGRNAEWAEQAVREAVSLSAEEALEQKVIDYLARDTADLLRQLDGKTLQAAGVERTLATAGAPLISHAPDWRTRLLAVITNPSVALILMMIGVYGLFFEFSNPGSGVGGVLGGISLVLALYALQLLPVNYAGVALILLGIAFITAEAFLPSFGVLGIGGVVAFVFGGLILIDTDVPGFGIPLALIITLALVSAALILAIVGMALRARRRQQVAGDSGLVGSLVAIAAVREDDPRAGWVALQGERWQVQGAAPLQPGQQVRVTAREGVHLQVSAVDEPPPRGGN; encoded by the coding sequence TTGCCTGGCTGGTTGCGTCTGTGTCTGTGTGCCCTGATCCTCTGCGCATCGGGGGGGGTGAGTGCGGCGCCGGGGGCGGTGGTGCAGTTGCAGGTGGACGGCGTGATCGGCCCGGCCAGCGCCGACTATCTGGTGCGCGGCCTGGCCAAGGCGGTGGACGAGGGCGCGCAGCTGGTGGTGATCGAGATCGACACCCCCGGCGGGCTGGATACCGCCATGCGCGCCATCATCAAGGCGATTCTCGCCAGCCCCATCCCGGTGGCCAGCTACGTCGCGCCCGGTGGCGCGCGGGCGGCCAGCGCCGGTACCTACATCCTCTATGCCAGTCATGTCGCGGCCATGACGCCGGGCACCAACCTCGGCGCCGCCACACCGGTGGCCATCGGCATGCCGGGAGCGCCGAGCCAGCCCGAGGGGGATGACAAGGCCGAGAAGGACAAGGCCACGCAAGGCGATAAGGGGACGGGCGATGCCATGACCGCCAAGCAGGTCAACGACGCCGCCGCCTATATCCGCGGCCTGGCCAACATGCGCGGGCGCAATGCCGAGTGGGCCGAGCAGGCTGTGCGCGAGGCCGTCAGCCTGTCCGCCGAGGAGGCGCTGGAGCAGAAGGTGATCGACTACCTGGCCAGGGACACGGCCGATCTGCTGCGCCAGCTCGATGGCAAGACCCTGCAGGCCGCGGGCGTCGAGCGGACCCTGGCCACTGCCGGCGCGCCGCTGATCAGCCACGCGCCGGACTGGCGCACCCGGCTGCTGGCCGTGATCACCAACCCCAGCGTGGCGCTGATCCTGATGATGATCGGCGTCTATGGCCTGTTCTTCGAATTCTCCAATCCCGGCAGCGGCGTCGGTGGCGTGCTCGGCGGCATCAGCCTGGTACTCGCCCTCTATGCCCTGCAACTGCTGCCGGTGAACTACGCCGGGGTGGCGCTGATCCTGCTCGGCATCGCCTTCATCACCGCCGAGGCCTTCCTGCCCAGCTTCGGCGTGCTCGGCATCGGCGGGGTGGTGGCCTTCGTCTTCGGTGGGCTGATCCTGATCGACACCGACGTGCCGGGCTTCGGCATCCCGCTGGCGCTGATCATCACCCTGGCGCTGGTCAGCGCCGCGCTGATCCTGGCCATCGTCGGCATGGCGCTCAGGGCCAGGCGACGTCAGCAGGTGGCCGGTGACAGCGGTCTGGTCGGCAGCCTGGTGGCCATCGCCGCGGTGCGTGAGGACGATCCACGCGCCGGTTGGGTGGCACTGCAGGGCGAACGCTGGCAGGTGCAGGGCGCTGCGCCGCTGCAGCCCGGGCAGCAGGTACGAGTCACCGCGCGCGAGGGCGTGCATCTACAGGTCAGCGCGGTGGATGAGCCGCCGCCCCGAGGAGGTAACTGA